The Kogia breviceps isolate mKogBre1 chromosome 4, mKogBre1 haplotype 1, whole genome shotgun sequence genome window below encodes:
- the EFCAB9 gene encoding LOW QUALITY PROTEIN: EF-hand calcium-binding domain-containing protein 9 (The sequence of the model RefSeq protein was modified relative to this genomic sequence to represent the inferred CDS: deleted 1 base in 1 codon; substituted 1 base at 1 genomic stop codon), which translates to MKLKQGSFLWYLYLDKVYCLLSVRNVKALVEYFHLLDVHRKKTLNDVLFYHFLHHVTDLNRNQITIVFNMLDWNAVGEIGFDQFYMLVCILLAQENHLEEQFIFRHSRPVFELLDLDGELKIGPSHFHMYNFLFNIKKQQLRDLYHDFDITGDCRLNYKEFKLFTIFSMDKYQESQKAVKEEKQALPEKEVSQVNVSQRESLLGINDFESISNYNCXHL; encoded by the exons ATGAAACTGAAGCAAGGATCATTTCTGTGGTACCTCTATCTGGATAAAGTATATTGCTTATTATCCGTGAGAAATGTGAAGGCTTTGGTGGAGTATTTTCACCTTCTTGATGTGCACCGCAAGAAAACCTTGAATG ATGTGCTATTCTACCACTTCCTTCATCACGTGACTGACCTGAACCGGAACCAGATCACAATTGTGTTTAACATGCTGGACTGGAATGCTGTGGGCGAGATTGGTTTTGACCAATTCTACATGCTGGTTTGCATACTGCTGGCACAGGAG AACCATTTGGAAGAGCAATTTATTTTCCGCCATTCCCGGCCTGTTTTTGAGCTGCTTGACCTGGATGGGGAGCTGAAAATTGGCCCATCCCACTTCCACATGTACAACTTtctcttcaatattaaaaaacagcaaCTCAGAGACCTGTACCATGACTTTGACATCACAGGTGACTGT CGTCTTAATTACAAGGAATTTAAGCTGTTTACTATCTTCTCCATGGACAAATACCAGGAGAGTCAGAAAGCAGTGAAAGAGGAGAAA CAAGCTCTGCCCGAAAAGGAAGTGTCACAAGTGAATGTAAGCCAAAGAGAAAGTCTTCTTGGAATAAATGATTTTGAAAGTATAAGTAATTACAATTGTTAAcatctctaa